A stretch of Ipomoea triloba cultivar NCNSP0323 chromosome 11, ASM357664v1 DNA encodes these proteins:
- the LOC115995743 gene encoding BTB/POZ domain-containing protein At5g17580-like, which produces MATKKDIIRLSSRKPNENASLDVQLQIGGVPLSFNKELLADKSAKVAALLRKNPEDDLSHLLGEIPTDPQTLELVARFCHGFKITLTAQNVVQVYCLTHHLGMTEDHRPNNLLRMALVYFQHNVLSSWNKSIKALKSAESVFHQAVELRLVDACAEAIISHALDNPLFLGEPAAKKATHEDDSEGEENAYRPNVSRRLFDWKSEDLTILSIRLYEPIMREMVRRNVHPEYIAASLCQYAKNWVHNSIKGGEDDSTAYKRNSMREIIEAVERVLPREKGLISSTSLFEMLQSAISLDASAECRDGLELRIGKQLDQATVKDLLIPYQGYAKDEKYDTECVKRIVRNYYHNYISSEKSGLIKVAELIEEFLAEVASDIDLKVDTFTSLAELSASVSDETKRHSDGIYRAIEIYLDKHKHLTQWEREQVCNVLDCNKLSPEACQHAAQSAWLPLRLVVQILFAGQLHLRDTITKEIQTSDHGLLKFDKEEEEEPVRVSNSEDEVRAEMEKMGNKVLELERECNIMRMEIQKGCCSSSKLKNEKLSMWKEMKRKFGCITSTHDCSNCHVKKKKVHPR; this is translated from the exons ATGGCTACTAAGAAAGACATAATAAGACTCTCATCCAG GAAACCAAATGAAAATGCATCATTGGATGTTCAACTACAAATAGGTGGAGTGCCGTTGTCATTCAACAAG gagCTTCTTGCTGACAAATCTGCAAAGGTAGCTGCATTGCTAAGGAAGAACCCTGAAGATGATCTATCCCATTTGCTGGGGGAGATCCCGACTGATCCGCAAACCCTCGAGCTTGTGGCGAGGTTCTGCCATGGCTTCAAGATCACCCTCACGGCGCAGAACGTTGTTCAGGTTTACTGCCTCACTCACCACCTCGGGATGACTGAGGATCACCGGCCCAACAATCTTCTCAGGATGGCTCTTGTCTACTTTCAGCACAATGTGCTTTCTAGCTGGAACAAATCCATCAAAGCCCTCAAATCTGCAGAGAGTGTTTTTCACCAAGCGGTGGAGCTCAGGTTGGTTGATGCCTGTGCCGAGGCGATTATCAGTCACGCTCTGGATAATCCATTGTTTCTTGGAGAACCTGCAGCGAAGAAGGCGACACACGAGGATGACAGCGAGGGCGAGGAGAATGCTTACAGACCAAATGTAAGTAGGAGGCTCTTTGATTGGAAATCGGAGGACTTGACTATACTGTCTATCAGACTTTACGAGCCCATCATGCGTGAAATGGTCCGACGCAATGTTCACCCTGAATATATCGCTGCATCATTATGTCAATATGCTAAGAATTGGGTTCATAATAGCATCAAAGGAGGAGAAGATGATTCCACAGCATACAAGAGGAATTCGATGAGAGAAATAATAGAAGCGGTGGAGAGAGTATTACCTCGCGAGAAAGGGCTGATTTCAAGCACATCACTCTTCGAAATGCTGCAGTCTGCAATATCCTTGGACGCTAGCGCTGAATGCAGAGATGGTTTAGAGCTCAGGATCGGGAAACAGCTTGACCAGGCAACCGTCAAGGACCTGCTAATACCTTATCAGGGATATGCTAAAGACGAAAAGTATGATACCGAGTGTGTAAAAAGGATAGTGAGGAACTACTATCACAATTACATCAGTTCCGAGAAATCTGGATTGATTAAAGTTGCAGAACTCATAGAAGAATTCTTGGCCGAGGTTGCCAGTGACATAGACTTGAAGGTGGATACATTTACATCACTTGCAGAGTTATCAGCCTCGGTATCAGATGAAACGAAGAGACACTCAGATGGAATATACAGAGCCATTGAAATCTACTTGGACAAGCACAAACACCTGACACAATGGGAGAGGGAGCAGGTCTGTAACGTACTCGACTGCAACAAATTGTCCCCCGAAGCCTGTCAACACGCTGCACAGAGCGCCTGGTTGCCACTGCGGTTGGTGGTGCAGATTCTATTTGCGGGGCAGCTGCACCTGAGAGACACAATCACCAAGGAAATTCAGACTTCCGATCACGGGTTGTTGAAGTTCGacaaagaagaagaggaagaaccCGTGAGGGTGAGCAACAGCGAAGACGAGGTACGAGCCGAGATGGAAAAGATGGGCAACAAGGTGTTGGAGCTAGAGCGGGAATGCAATATAATGAGGATGGAAATTCAGAAAGGCTGCTGCAGTAGTAGTAAGCTTAAAAACGAGAAGTTGAGTATGTGGAAAGAAATGAAGAGGAAGTTCGGGTGCATTACCAGCACACATGATTGCAGCAACTGCCATGTGAAGAAGAAAAAGGTGCATCCAAGATAG
- the LOC115995744 gene encoding DNA-directed RNA polymerases II and V subunit 8A-like, with protein sequence MSGFHFDDIVKVVQVDADGKKYDKVSRLDAKSQDGKTDIVLDINSELYPVKKNELYRMVLSQTLALDGSATGSNPEGKMKSLADKFEYVMHGLLYKVAEESSKVVAYISFGGLQLKLSSEPLNMHKFKLDQRLFLLLRKM encoded by the exons ATGTCTGGTTTTCACTTTGATGATATTGTCAAGGTCGTTCAAGTGGATGCTGATGGTAAAAAGTATGACAAAG TTTCTCGGCTTGATGCAAAGAGTCAAGATGGTAAGACAGATATAGTGCTAGATATCAACTCGGAGCTATATCCTGTTAAGAAGAATGAGTTGTATAGGATGGTGTTATCACAAACTCTTGCTTTAGATGGTTCAGCTACTGGTAGCAACCCCGAG GGCAAGATGAAATCGCTTGCGGACAAATTTGAGTATGTCATGCATGGACTGTTATATAAGGTTGCAGAGGAGTCATCTAAAGT GGTGGCATATATTTCTTTTGGAGGACTTCAACTGAAGCTGAGCAGTGAGCCGCTGAACATGCACAAATTTAAGCTCGATCAAAGGCTGTTTCTTCTTTTGAGGAAAATGTGA